The Halostella limicola genome includes the window GTCGAGCCGACGTTCGACGTCTCGACCTCGTAGGTGACGGTGGTGTCAGAGTCCCCCTCCTCGACGGTGTAGGTCAGGTCGTACTGGCGGACGACACCGTCGGCGTCGACCAGCATCGTCGCGGAGACGTTCGTGACGTTCTCGGCGTCCGTGCCCGCACCGACGAGGGCGGTGACGTTCGCGACGCCGGTCGACTCGTAGCGGGTCACGCCGACGCCGTCGAGTTTCTCGGTGCCCTCCTGGCTCCACTCGACCCCGTCGACGAGGGAGGCCTGGAACGAGGGCGTCGTGTTCACGGGCTGGACACTCCCCTGCTCGGAGGAGGCGTACTCCGCGTTCTCCTCGTCGCCGCCGCGGACGGTCTTCTCGTAGGAGGTGTTCCCGCTCGTGTACTTGTAGGTGGTCTGGTTGCCGAAGATGTTCGACTCCTGAACGGAGTACGCGTCGCCGCTCTCCATGTCCGCCTCGAGGTGGGCGTCTATCGACAGCGACGATTCGCCGT containing:
- a CDS encoding DUF7537 family lipoprotein; amino-acid sequence: MRSLDTSTAKRLFAVALVALLVASAGCAQLPGMGGDGGDAGSADVDPYTESGDDLDGETVASDHVDAIDAAGSYTFDVAFEAADGESSLSIDAHLEADMESGDAYSVQESNIFGNQTTYKYTSGNTSYEKTVRGGDEENAEYASSEQGSVQPVNTTPSFQASLVDGVEWSQEGTEKLDGVGVTRYESTGVANVTALVGAGTDAENVTNVSATMLVDADGVVRQYDLTYTVEEGDSDTTVTYEVETSNVGSTEVEEPDWLSEAES